CGTCCTTGAATTCATACGCGCCCTTTACCTCCCTTACCGGATCGTAATTTATCACCGAACCGGAAGTGCTGAAATCACCGGTCACCGACTCGAGTTTATTGTTCGCGTCATAATTAAGCCTGCCGGTAATGTAATAATTCGACAGGATATCGAATCCCATCGCCTTGAGATGATTGGCGTTCACCGTCAGGGTGAAATAGGGAAATTTCGCGAAGTCCCCCGATATGCAGAACCTGCTGACTTCTCCCATCGCTGTAGCGTTGCCGCTTACGTCCTCCGGATACAAGTTTATGCGAAAACCCTTCTCCGCCATCTGGAGGACGCCGCTCACTATCGCTTTCGGTCCGAACTTGAAATCATTGAAGGCCAGCGCCCCGTCGGTCTTGGCGATACTGCCCGAGAAATCCAGGTTCAGCTTATCGAATATATCAAAAGAGCCGCGCACGAACACTTTGTCGAGGACGCCGTCGAGCTGGAGCCTCAGCGTGTAGCCCTGGCCCTTTATCAAACCCTCCATTTTTACCGCCGACCTCTCTACCGGGAAGCCGACACTGCCTTTTCCCGTTAACCTCTGCCCCAGGATATTGGCGGCCATGTTCTGCGATTCTATGCCGCGCTCGCTCAACTTGAAATCGCCGTTCACCTCCGTTACGACCGGGACTTCCTGGGCATTATAAAAAGAGCCGTCCTTTATCGACACTGCCATCTTTTTCCACGCCGGCTCGAAGACCTTCGGGACCGGAGGCAGCTTATTCTCCGCTCCGAAAAAATATATCTTAGGCGATACGAAAGTTATCTTCTCCAGCTTGCCGTATTTCCCGAGGGCTATGTCCCATAACCGGTAATTAAGTTCGATCGCCTCCGAAGAGAAGAAGACCCGTTTAGCCTGCGAGGGAGGCGCGCCGTAGAGCCTGACGTCCTTGAGGACGATACCCCTGAATATCCCTCCCTCTAGGCCGCCTATCTCGCCTTCGAGCCCGATCTTCTCCCTCATTATGGCGAGGGACCTGGCCCTGAATTCCCTGAAAAAATAGTTGCCCTGCAGATCTATGAATACGAGCACGACCAGCGCCGCTAATCCCAGGATGACCAGCGCCGGCCTTGGTCTGTGTCTCAAATCGACACCGCTTTCGGTTTACTCAAAAGCCAGATGGCCTGCTTTCGCGCCTACCTTAACGGTACTTCCCTTCTGCAACCTGCCGGAGATTATCTCTTCGGCAAGAGGGTCCTCGAGGAACCTCTGTATCGTCCTCTTTATCGGCCTCGCGCCGTATACGGGATCGAACCCCTTTTCGATCATGAAATCGATGGCCCCTTTATTGAGATCGATGATTATGCCGTGCTGCTCCTTGAGCCTGTCCTTCACCTCGGCGACTTCCAGTTCCACGATCTTATAGAGGTCGTCCTTGGTGAGCGGCTTGAATACTATTATATCGTCGACCCTGTTGAGGAACTCGGGCTTGAAAGTCCTCTTGACCTCGTCGAGAAGTTTCGTCTTCATCGTCTGGTAGGTCATCTCTTCCTTCTCGGACTTGAATCCGAGTGAGCCCTGCTTCTTGAACATCTCGGCGCCTAGGTTAGAGGTCATGATAACTATCGTATTCTTGAAATCCACCCGCCTCCCGAAAGAATCGGTGAGCCTGCCCTCCTCCAGGACCTGCAAAAGTATATTGAATACGTCGGGATGCGCCTTCTCGATCTCATCGAGCAGGACGACCGAATACGGGCGGCGCCTCACCTTCTCGGTAAGCTGCCCTCCTTCCTCGTATCCCACGTATCCCGGCGGCGCTCCGACCAGCCTCGAGACGTTGAACTTCTCCATATACTCGGACATGTCGACCTGGATTATAGCGTCCTCATCGCCGAACATGAACCCGGCGAGCGCCTTCGCGAGAAGGGTCTTTCCGACGCCGGTCGGCCCGAGGAAGATGAACGAGCCTATGGGGCGTTTCGGATCTTTGAGGCCGGCGCGCGAACGCCTAACGGCGTTTGCTATCGCGTTTATCGCCTCATCCTGCCCGATGACGCGCCCGTGGAGGTCCTCTTCCATCTTGAGGAGTTTTACGCTCTCCTTCTCCTCGAGTTTTACGATCGGGATACCGGTCCATTTCGCGACTATTTCGGCGATATCTTCCTCGCTCACCTGCGGATACGCCTCGGCCTTCGATTTCGACCATTCCTTCCGGACCTTCTCTAGCCGGCCCTTCAATTCGCGTTCCGTATCGCGCAGGCCCGCCGCCTTCTCGAAGTCCTGCCCTTTTACCGCGGCCTCTTTCTCTTTCCGTATCTGGTCCATCTCCTTCTCGACTTCTTTGATGTCGGGCGGGGTAGTCATCACGTTCAACCGCGCGCGGGAACCGGCTTCGTCTATCAGGTCTATCGCCTTATCGGGGAGGTAGCGCCCGGATATATACTGGTCGGAAAGCTTGGCCGCGGCCACTAACGCCTCGTCGGTGAATTTCACCTTGTGGTGAGCCTCGTATTTATCCCTCAAGCCCTTCAATATCTCTATCGTCTCGTCGACGCTGGGCGGCTCGACCATGATCGTCTGGAACCTGCGCTCCAGCGCAGCGTCTTTCTCTATGTGCTTCCTGAATTCGTCGAGGGTCGTCGCGCCGATGCATTGTATCTCGCCGCGCGAGAGCGCCGGCTTAAGGATGTTGGACGCGTCTATCGCGCCTTCGGCCCCTCCGGCCCCTACCAGCGTATGCAGCTCGTCTATAAATATGATTATATTTTCCGACCGTTTTATCTCGTCCATCACGGCCTTTATGCGCTCCTCGAACTGGCCCCTGTATTTCGTGCCGGCGACCATCATCGCGAGGTCGAGTATTATCACTCTCTTGTCGCGGAGGATCTCCGGGATATCGCCCTTTATGATCTTCTGGGCCAGCCCCTCGACTATCGCGGTCTTGCCGACGCCTGCCTCGCCGAGGAGGACAGGGTTATTCTTCGTCCTGCGCGAGAGTATCTGGATGACGCGTTCTATCTCGTCTTTACGTCCGATCACCGGGTCGAGCTTCCCGTCGCGGGCAAGCGTCGTCAGGTCCCTGCCGAACGCGTCCAATGACGGGGTCTTGGTCTTTGCCTGGGCCTGCTGCTGCGTAAAACCCGGAGAAGCGGAGCCGAGAAGAGACATGACCTCCTGCCTGACCCTGTTGAGGTCGAGGCCTAAGTTGGTTAGAACTTGGCTGGCCACGCCCTCGCCCTCGCGTATAAGGCCAAGTAGCAGGTGTTCGGTGCCGATATAGTTATGCCCGAGGTTCCTGGCTTCATCTGTCGCGAGTTCGATGACCTTCTTCGCTTTCGGGGTAAAAGGGATATCTCCGGAGACGACGGTCGGCGGGCCGGGTTGGACTATCTTCTCGACCTCGAGGCGTATCGCCTCAAGGCTCAGCCCCAGGTTCTGCAGGACCGCGGCCGCGACGCCCTCGCCCTCTTTTATCAACCCGAGCAGTATATGTTCCGTCCCTATGTAATCGTGGTTGAACCTCTTGGCTTCTTCCTTCGCGAGGATTATCACCTTCCTCGCCCTTTCGGTAAATCTTGAAAACATGTTCATCGACCATCCTCCTGAAAATACCGACTATATATTGAATTTCCTCGAGATAAATTCCGCGCGCACCGCGTCCCTCTCCTCGGCCGAAAGGCGCTTGCCTTCCTTCTTCTGGAGGTGGGCGGGTTGTATCTGTATAAAAAGATCGTTTAGCATGTTGCGGTCCGGGCCTTTTATCATCCTTAAGTCCGCGCCTAGCCTTATTATCGAAAGCAGGTTCAGCGCCTCTTCGCTGCTTATGAGCTTGGCGCTCTTCAGTCCGGCCAGAGACCTCGATATCCGGTCCTCCAAAAGCAGCTTCTGGTTCGCGAAGACGGAATTCCTTGCCGTGTTCTCCTGCTCTATTATCTGTTTCATTATCCTCTCGAGGCTGTCGACTGTCTCTTCCTCCGAATGCCCGAGAGTGACCTGGTTCGATATCTGGAAAAAATTCCCGTATGCCTCGGTCCCCTCCCCGAAGAGGCCGCGCGCCGTCATCCCGAGCTTGCTTATCGCCTGAATGATCCTGCCGGCCTGTTTCGTCATCACCAGCGCCGGGAGGTGCGCCATGCATGACGCCCTTAATCCGGTCCCGACGTTAGTGGGGCAGCATGTCAGGTAACCCAGGTCGGATGAGACGGCGAATTCGAGGTTCTGCTCCAATTCCTCGTCTATCTTGTCCGCGAGCTTCCACGTGTCGTGCAGGTTGAAGCCCGACTGGAGGACCTGTATGCGAAGATGGTCCTCCTCGTTTACCATGATGCTTATTACCTCGCGTTCGCTTATGAGGACCGCCTTATGCTCGGGATTGGCTATGTGCTCCCTGCTTATAAGATGCCTCTCGATCAGCATCTGCTTTTCTATGCTGTCGAGCTCATCGATCCTTAAAAATAAGGCCCCTTTAAAATAATCCGCCTTCTTATAGGCGCCCTCAAAATCCGAGATGACACCCTCGAGCTGTTCGGCCGAAGCCCAGTGCGGGAAAGGGTATTTGGCCAGGTTCCTGGCCAGCCTTATCCGCGAGGACATTATTATATCCGTGTCCGGGCCGGTGCCTCTAAGCCATTCGCCTGTCTGGCCCCAGAGTTCGCCGAGCGTCATGGTTTGTCTTTCGCCTTCTTTTCGAGCGCCCTTATCCGGTCGCGGAGCCTGGCGGCCTCCTCGAACTCCTCCATATCGATGGCGCGCTGAAGCTTCTGCCGCAATTCCTGCGCCTCGGATATCTTCTTCTTCCCGTCTGTCTCGTCGATCTCCTTGGGCGATTTCCCGATGTGCCTGGTCGAGCCGTGGATGCGTTTCAAAAGCGGCAGGAGGTTTGTCCTGAACGCGCTGTAGCATTCGCCGCAGCCCAGCCGGCCTATCTTCTGGAAGTCCGTGTATGTCATGCCGCATTTGCCGCATTTTAACAGGGGCTCTCCGCCGGACGGCTTCTCGCCGAGTCCGCTTATCCCGGCAAGGAGGTCGGAGATGCTGAAGTTCTGCTCCATCTCGATGCCCTTCTCCTTCGCGCACCCGCCGCAAAGGTGGAGCTGTTTCACCTCGTCGTCTATTATCTCGGTGAACTCGACCGTAGCCTCGTTCTTGCCGCAGACCTGGCAGATCATCAGAACCTCACGCCGTCGACCTTTGTCAGCTTATGGAATTCCGTTATGAGTTTCGCCGTCATCTTCCCGGGCTTGCCGTCGCCGATCTTGCGCCTGTCCATCTTGACGACAGGGATGATCTCGGCCGCGGTCCCGGTAAGGAACATCTCATCCGCGTTGAAGAGGTCGTACCTTGTCATGACCTCCTCGTGGATGGGGATCTCCTTTAAGTGCGCGATATCGATGACCGCGCCGCGCGTGATACCGCGCAGGACGCCGCTGTGAACGGGCGGCGTGAAGATCGCGCCATTCTTGACGATGAAGATATTATCGCCGGTGCATTCCGCGACATAACCCTCGGAATTGAGCATGACCGCCTCCTCGACGCCCGCGTTGATCGCCTCGACCTTTGCGAGGATATTGTTAAGGTAATTGAGCGACTTGATCTGCGGGTTGACAGACTCGTGGATATTCCTCTGCGTAGAGATGGTCACGATCTCAAGGCCCTTATCGTATAATTCCTGATGGTACAGCTTGATCTTGTCGGTGATGATGATGACGGTCGGTTTGGCGCATTTTCTCGGATCTAACCCGAGGTCGCCGATGCCGCGCGTGACGATAAGCCTGATATAAGAATCCTTCAGTTCGTTCTCGCGCAGGGTCTTCTTGACCGCCTCGGTCATCTCTTCCTTGGACATAGGGATCTCAAGCATGATGGCGTGCGCCGACTGGTAGAGCCTGTCGATATGCTCCTTCATCTTGAAGATAAGCCCGTCGTAGGTGCGGATGCCCTCGAAGACACCGTCGCCGTAGAGCAGTCCGTGGTCGAAGACCGAGATCTTCGCGTCCTCGCTCTGGTGGAATTTACCGTCGATATAGATTTTCAGTGCCATTTTGTTCTCCTTGTCATTGGATTATTTTTCCGTCCCTTATGTGCAGGACCCTCTGCGCGGCCTTGGCTATCTGCGCGTCATGGGTCACTATCATTAATGTCATTTTACGACTTTTATTGAGTTCCCACAACAATTCTATTATATTCTCCCCCGACTCAGAATCGAGGTTGCCGGTCGGCTCGTCGCAAAGGAGGAGTTCCGGCTCGTTTATTAACGCCCTGGCTATCGCCACGCGCTGCTGTTCCCCGCCGGATAACTGCCCCGGCCTGTGGTTCATCCTATCTTCGAGCCCTACCGCTTTCAATAATCCGGCTCCCCTCTCCCGCAGGTCCCTTCCGCCGCCTTTTATCATTAGCGGCAATATCACATTCTCCAGCGCGTCAAACTCCGGGAGCAGGTGGTAGAATTGGAAAACGAAACCTATCTTCCTGTTCCTTATTTTCGCGCGCTCGTTGTCGCCGAGCGCGTATATATCGGTGCCGCCTATCAGGACCTCGCCGGCAGTCGGCGAATCGAGGCCGCCTAAAAGATGGAGCAGGGTCGATTTGCCGGCCCCGGACGGCCCGAGGACCGCAAGGACCTCGCTCCTTTTGACTTTTAGGTCTACTCCTTTAAGCACCTCGAGCTCTTTCGCTCCGTTCTTATAGACCTTCCGCAGCGCCCTGGCCTCTATCATCTCATTCGTACCTCAGCGCGTCAACCGGGTTGAGCCGGGACGCCTGCCAAGCGGGATATAGGCAAGCCAGCAAACTTATAGCCAGGGCCGCGACGACTATCGCGGCCACATCCGTGTATTGTATATCCACGGGGAACCTGTCTATGTAATAGATATCCCTCGGGAGCTTTATGAACTGGTACTTCTCGAGGAGATACCCGAGGCCGAGCCCACCGGCCACGCCGAGCGCGGTCCCTATCGCGCCGACTATGAATCCCTGGAGGGTGAATATCAGCCTTATGGAATTATTGGCGGCGCCTATCGCCTTTAGTATCCCGATATCTTTCGTCTTCTCCATCACGACCATTATCATCGTCGCCGCGATATTAAAGCACGCGACCGTGACTATCAGCGCCAGTATCCAGAACATCGCCAGCTTCTCGAGCTTAAGCGCCGAGAAGAGGCTCCTGTTCAGGTCTATCCATGTCTTTACGTAAAAAGGAAAACCCAATTCTTTTTGTAACCTGACCCTGACTTGCGGCGCGAGTAATTCGTCGTCTATCCTTATCCCGATCCCCCCGACCTTGCCCTCGGCGCCGAAAAGCTCCTGCGCGTCCCTCAGGTCTATGAAAGCGAGCGAGGAATCATATTCGTAATAACCCGAATTGAACGTCCCCGCTACCTTGAAATCTTTCGACGAGCCGTCCAGAGGCGAAAGGACCGAGACCGTGTCGCCGAGCCTGAGGCCGAACCTCCGCGCCATCTCGGTGCCTATCAGCATGCCGCCGCCCTTGAGCGCAGACATGGAGCCGGACATTACATATGAGCCGAGCTTCGAGACCCTGGCTTCATCGGCGGAGACGATGCCCCTTATCGAGACGCCCTGCATCGTATCCTTCGCCCTGATTAACGCCTGGCCGTCGAGGAAAGGTGAAGCGGAAACAACGTGGGGCTCGGTCTTTATTTTCTTGATAAGCGCGGCGGAATCCTCGATCCCGCCTTCCTGCTCTACGATGATATGGGAATTCGCGCCGATTATCTTATCGCGCAGCTCGTTATCGAAGCCGGTCATGACACCGATGACGACTATGAGCGCGCAGACCCCGACCGCGACGCCCAGCACCGAGATCAGGCTGATTATCGATATGAACTTCTCCCTGCGCTTAGCAAGGAGGTATCTCGAGGCCACCAACAGTTCGTAACGCATATCCAAAAATTTATTTGATCACTGCTGTTCCGGTTTAAGCTGCGGAAAGAGTATTACATCCTTTATCGAATCGCGATTGGCGAAGAGCATCGCCAGCCTGTCTATCCCGATGCCGAGACCGCCGGCCGGAGGCATACCGTACTCGAGCGCGCGGACAAAATCCTCGTCGATAGTCTTCATCTCCGCCTCAGGGCCTTTCGCCTGGTCCTCGAACCGCGACTTCTGCTCTATCGGGTCGTTAAGCTCGGAATACGCGTTCGCCAGTTCCTGCGCCGATATGAACAACTCGAACCTTTCTGTCAGGTCCGGCTCGCCGGGTTTCTTCTTCGAGAGCGGGCACAGTATCGCCGGGTAATCTATTATGAACGTGGGTTTCGCGAGCTTCGGCTCGACCGTCTTCTCGAATATCTTGTTCGCGACCTCCTCGTCGAGCTTCGCGTCCCCTATATCGAGCCCCATCTCCTTCGCGACTTTCCTCAGGTCTTTTTCCTTCTTGTAATCTATCCCGGAATATTTCAATATCGCCTCGCGGAAAGGTATCCTGTCCCAGGGCGGCGACAGGTCCAGCTCCCCGTCGCCGTGCGCTATCTTATACTTGCCGAAGAGGTGCTGCGCGGAATCCAGTATGAGCTCCTCGGTCAGGTCTATCATATCATCGCAATTCGCGTAGGCCTGGTAGACCTCTATCATCGTGAACTCGGGATTGTGCCGCGGCGATATCCCCTCGTTCCTGAAATTCCTGTTTATCTCATATACCCTCTCGAAGCCGCCGACCAAAAGCCGCTTCAGGTAAAGCTCCGGCGCTATCCTCATGTAGAGGTCTATGCCGAGCGCCTCGTGGTGCGTCTTGAAAGGTTTCGCGGTGGCGCCTCCCGGCATCGTCTGCATCATCGGCGTCTCGACCTCGAGGAAACCCTTTCCGTCGAGGAAAGCCCTTATCCGCGCGATCATCTTGATGCGCAGCTCAAAGACCTTTTTTACCTCGTCGTTGACGATGAGGTCGACGTATCTCTGGCGGTAACGCGTCTCTATATCCTTGAGTCCGTGCCATTTCTCCGGCAGCGGCCTTATCGATTTCGACAGCATCGTGAACTCTTCTACATGCAGCGTCGGTTCGCCGGTCCTCGTCTTGAAGGCCTTGCCCTTTATCCCGACGATGTCGCCGATATCGAGGTTCTCGAAAGCTGTCCTGCCGGCCTCTGAAAGCTCGGCGGCCTTTATGTAATTCTGTATCTTCGCGGTCGAATCCTTGACGTCGATAAAGCAGGACTTTCCGTGCGAGCGCACGGCCATTACCCGGCCGGCGACCGTGACTTCCCTGGACCGGGCTGCGGCGTCCTCGAAATCCGCCAATAACTCGTTGATATTGGCCGACTTAGAGAATTTCCCGCCGTAAGGGTTTATGCCCTTCGCCCGCAGGTTCTCGAGCTTGATCAATCTCTGTTTTATTAGGTCGTTTATTTCTTCCAATTTTTCCGCCTTAGTCGCGCAGACTTGACATAATTATAAATAAAATAAAGGGTTAAGTCAAACAAAAAAACCCCGGCGCATAGCCAGGCAAAGGCATCCCCGTATTTCAAATACAGGGTCCGGGCCTTTCCCGGGGTTATATGCGCGGCCGCAAAACCCGTCACGAATATCTTATCCCCTTTAAGATCCTTCACCTCCTGCGTGATCTTCCCGGCCTGGTTTATAAAACATGAATAGCCGGTATTCGCGCACCTTACCACATTGACCCTGTTCTCGACCGCGCGGAAGACCGAGGGTTGCGCGTGCTGGAACGGCGCCGCGGTCTTCATATACCACGCGTCGTTGGTTATCACGACCAGGAAGTCCGCGCCCAGCCGCACAAAATTCCTCGATATCTCGGGGAAGACATCCTCAAAACATATCAGGACGCCGAATTTCACCTGCTTGCCCTTCGCTCCGCTCAGGACTTCGCCCTTCTGCGTCGGTATCTCGAATATCGTATAATCCTTCCCCGCCGTATAATCCTCGCCCATATCGTAGCGCTTCTTTATGAAAGACAAGAAGCTGTTGCCCAGCGGCACATATTCGCCGAACGGCACGAGGTGTATCTTATCGTAGCGCCTGACCATCTCGCCCTTGTTCGATATCAGGACGGCGCTGTTGAAATAACGCACCTTCTGCGGCACCCTCTCGGTCTGCGTCCCGACCAACAAATATGTATTGACCTCTTTCGCGAGGGCGGTGACCTTGTCGCGCAGGGCCTGGTCGGTCTCGAGGAATCCCGGGACAGACGTCTCGGGCCAGATTATCAGGTCCGGCTTGTCCTTTGCCGCCTCTTTTGTAAGGTTTATATATTTATTCAATATCGCATCGGCATATCTTTCGTCCCATTTTTCCGACTGCGGGATGTT
The sequence above is a segment of the Candidatus Omnitrophota bacterium genome. Coding sequences within it:
- a CDS encoding ATP-dependent Clp protease ATP-binding subunit, whose protein sequence is MFSRFTERARKVIILAKEEAKRFNHDYIGTEHILLGLIKEGEGVAAAVLQNLGLSLEAIRLEVEKIVQPGPPTVVSGDIPFTPKAKKVIELATDEARNLGHNYIGTEHLLLGLIREGEGVASQVLTNLGLDLNRVRQEVMSLLGSASPGFTQQQAQAKTKTPSLDAFGRDLTTLARDGKLDPVIGRKDEIERVIQILSRRTKNNPVLLGEAGVGKTAIVEGLAQKIIKGDIPEILRDKRVIILDLAMMVAGTKYRGQFEERIKAVMDEIKRSENIIIFIDELHTLVGAGGAEGAIDASNILKPALSRGEIQCIGATTLDEFRKHIEKDAALERRFQTIMVEPPSVDETIEILKGLRDKYEAHHKVKFTDEALVAAAKLSDQYISGRYLPDKAIDLIDEAGSRARLNVMTTPPDIKEVEKEMDQIRKEKEAAVKGQDFEKAAGLRDTERELKGRLEKVRKEWSKSKAEAYPQVSEEDIAEIVAKWTGIPIVKLEEKESVKLLKMEEDLHGRVIGQDEAINAIANAVRRSRAGLKDPKRPIGSFIFLGPTGVGKTLLAKALAGFMFGDEDAIIQVDMSEYMEKFNVSRLVGAPPGYVGYEEGGQLTEKVRRRPYSVVLLDEIEKAHPDVFNILLQVLEEGRLTDSFGRRVDFKNTIVIMTSNLGAEMFKKQGSLGFKSEKEEMTYQTMKTKLLDEVKRTFKPEFLNRVDDIIVFKPLTKDDLYKIVELEVAEVKDRLKEQHGIIIDLNKGAIDFMIEKGFDPVYGARPIKRTIQRFLEDPLAEEIISGRLQKGSTVKVGAKAGHLAFE
- a CDS encoding protein arginine kinase; this translates as MTLGELWGQTGEWLRGTGPDTDIIMSSRIRLARNLAKYPFPHWASAEQLEGVISDFEGAYKKADYFKGALFLRIDELDSIEKQMLIERHLISREHIANPEHKAVLISEREVISIMVNEEDHLRIQVLQSGFNLHDTWKLADKIDEELEQNLEFAVSSDLGYLTCCPTNVGTGLRASCMAHLPALVMTKQAGRIIQAISKLGMTARGLFGEGTEAYGNFFQISNQVTLGHSEEETVDSLERIMKQIIEQENTARNSVFANQKLLLEDRISRSLAGLKSAKLISSEEALNLLSIIRLGADLRMIKGPDRNMLNDLFIQIQPAHLQKKEGKRLSAEERDAVRAEFISRKFNI
- a CDS encoding UvrB/UvrC motif-containing protein, yielding MICQVCGKNEATVEFTEIIDDEVKQLHLCGGCAKEKGIEMEQNFSISDLLAGISGLGEKPSGGEPLLKCGKCGMTYTDFQKIGRLGCGECYSAFRTNLLPLLKRIHGSTRHIGKSPKEIDETDGKKKISEAQELRQKLQRAIDMEEFEEAARLRDRIRALEKKAKDKP
- the ilvE gene encoding branched-chain-amino-acid transaminase; protein product: MALKIYIDGKFHQSEDAKISVFDHGLLYGDGVFEGIRTYDGLIFKMKEHIDRLYQSAHAIMLEIPMSKEEMTEAVKKTLRENELKDSYIRLIVTRGIGDLGLDPRKCAKPTVIIITDKIKLYHQELYDKGLEIVTISTQRNIHESVNPQIKSLNYLNNILAKVEAINAGVEEAVMLNSEGYVAECTGDNIFIVKNGAIFTPPVHSGVLRGITRGAVIDIAHLKEIPIHEEVMTRYDLFNADEMFLTGTAAEIIPVVKMDRRKIGDGKPGKMTAKLITEFHKLTKVDGVRF
- a CDS encoding ABC transporter ATP-binding protein, which translates into the protein MIEARALRKVYKNGAKELEVLKGVDLKVKRSEVLAVLGPSGAGKSTLLHLLGGLDSPTAGEVLIGGTDIYALGDNERAKIRNRKIGFVFQFYHLLPEFDALENVILPLMIKGGGRDLRERGAGLLKAVGLEDRMNHRPGQLSGGEQQRVAIARALINEPELLLCDEPTGNLDSESGENIIELLWELNKSRKMTLMIVTHDAQIAKAAQRVLHIRDGKIIQ
- a CDS encoding lipoprotein-releasing ABC transporter permease subunit, translated to MRYELLVASRYLLAKRREKFISIISLISVLGVAVGVCALIVVIGVMTGFDNELRDKIIGANSHIIVEQEGGIEDSAALIKKIKTEPHVVSASPFLDGQALIRAKDTMQGVSIRGIVSADEARVSKLGSYVMSGSMSALKGGGMLIGTEMARRFGLRLGDTVSVLSPLDGSSKDFKVAGTFNSGYYEYDSSLAFIDLRDAQELFGAEGKVGGIGIRIDDELLAPQVRVRLQKELGFPFYVKTWIDLNRSLFSALKLEKLAMFWILALIVTVACFNIAATMIMVVMEKTKDIGILKAIGAANNSIRLIFTLQGFIVGAIGTALGVAGGLGLGYLLEKYQFIKLPRDIYYIDRFPVDIQYTDVAAIVVAALAISLLACLYPAWQASRLNPVDALRYE
- the lysS gene encoding lysine--tRNA ligase, giving the protein MEEINDLIKQRLIKLENLRAKGINPYGGKFSKSANINELLADFEDAAARSREVTVAGRVMAVRSHGKSCFIDVKDSTAKIQNYIKAAELSEAGRTAFENLDIGDIVGIKGKAFKTRTGEPTLHVEEFTMLSKSIRPLPEKWHGLKDIETRYRQRYVDLIVNDEVKKVFELRIKMIARIRAFLDGKGFLEVETPMMQTMPGGATAKPFKTHHEALGIDLYMRIAPELYLKRLLVGGFERVYEINRNFRNEGISPRHNPEFTMIEVYQAYANCDDMIDLTEELILDSAQHLFGKYKIAHGDGELDLSPPWDRIPFREAILKYSGIDYKKEKDLRKVAKEMGLDIGDAKLDEEVANKIFEKTVEPKLAKPTFIIDYPAILCPLSKKKPGEPDLTERFELFISAQELANAYSELNDPIEQKSRFEDQAKGPEAEMKTIDEDFVRALEYGMPPAGGLGIGIDRLAMLFANRDSIKDVILFPQLKPEQQ
- the lnt gene encoding apolipoprotein N-acyltransferase yields the protein MLRRLVFLPLLSALLLTLSYPAFNFSFLAWFALIPMLIAIRGEKPWQAFFTGCITGLLFFGATLYWVGYVAIIGIAVLAVYLAFFFGIFAVGVDILAMQFEKPRLRFALLVSCLWVAVEFLRSHLFTGFGWALLGHTQWETLPIIQIADVTGAYGVSFLIVFTNVLISSKIKKKIKGHKPEPRYLALLVIALIIVAVYGYYRVDRKFEGETVKISVIQGNIPQSEKWDERYADAILNKYINLTKEAAKDKPDLIIWPETSVPGFLETDQALRDKVTALAKEVNTYLLVGTQTERVPQKVRYFNSAVLISNKGEMVRRYDKIHLVPFGEYVPLGNSFLSFIKKRYDMGEDYTAGKDYTIFEIPTQKGEVLSGAKGKQVKFGVLICFEDVFPEISRNFVRLGADFLVVITNDAWYMKTAAPFQHAQPSVFRAVENRVNVVRCANTGYSCFINQAGKITQEVKDLKGDKIFVTGFAAAHITPGKARTLYLKYGDAFAWLCAGVFLFDLTLYFIYNYVKSARLRRKNWKK